Proteins from one Oscillatoria nigro-viridis PCC 7112 genomic window:
- the rppB gene encoding two-component system sensor histidine kinase RppB → MNQNKLFNQTRWQLAISYAAVMGLILSLLGFGVYKAIAHAHWVAIDRELESVAGTLHDSLELKLQQPGRLEPIVNELLPNLCLIGVKGIKKQLPSRHILSAINQGYYYIRLFDDSGKLIATAGAYPEELPAEFNSQYWQTITDTKGNVYHQISVALHTKTQQDWGYFQVGRSLQDFNNYLNTVKWILKLGLPTALILIGFSSWLLAGLAMKPIYSSYRQIQQFTADAAHELRTPLAASQATVESALLTPQLDEKEAREILRTIDRQNRRLTQLVADLLLLARMDNQAIRDRPQLCCLNDLVSDLVEELAAMAIASKVALTSSVRVQQQLNVVGNSDQLYRLVANLIVNAIQYTPAGGKVTVILDSSHQEAIVQVQDTGIGIAVADLERIFDRFYRVNSDRSRNTGGSGLGLAIAQTIARAHRGSLSARSELGSGSTFLLQLPL, encoded by the coding sequence GTGAATCAAAATAAACTATTTAACCAAACTCGCTGGCAATTAGCCATTTCCTATGCAGCAGTAATGGGTTTGATTTTAAGCTTGCTGGGATTTGGCGTATATAAGGCGATCGCCCACGCTCACTGGGTAGCCATAGACCGGGAATTAGAATCGGTAGCGGGGACGCTGCACGACAGCCTAGAACTCAAATTGCAGCAGCCCGGACGCTTGGAGCCAATAGTAAACGAACTTTTGCCCAACCTCTGCCTCATTGGAGTTAAAGGCATTAAAAAACAGTTGCCAAGCCGCCATATTTTAAGCGCTATCAACCAAGGCTATTACTATATTCGTTTATTTGATGATTCGGGCAAATTAATTGCTACTGCAGGCGCTTATCCCGAAGAATTGCCAGCAGAATTTAACTCCCAATACTGGCAAACAATCACTGACACCAAAGGTAATGTTTATCACCAAATTTCTGTAGCGCTCCACACCAAAACACAGCAAGATTGGGGATATTTTCAAGTTGGTCGGAGCCTGCAAGACTTCAATAATTATCTCAATACAGTGAAATGGATTTTGAAATTAGGATTGCCTACAGCATTGATTTTGATAGGCTTTTCTAGTTGGTTATTGGCTGGACTGGCAATGAAACCGATTTATTCTTCCTACCGACAAATCCAACAGTTTACAGCGGATGCAGCCCACGAATTGCGGACGCCTTTAGCGGCTTCGCAGGCGACAGTAGAATCAGCGCTGTTGACGCCTCAATTGGATGAAAAAGAGGCGCGGGAAATTTTGCGGACGATCGATCGCCAAAACCGACGACTGACTCAGTTAGTGGCTGATTTGCTGCTGCTGGCTCGCATGGATAATCAAGCGATACGCGATCGCCCTCAATTGTGTTGTTTGAATGACCTTGTTAGCGATTTAGTCGAGGAATTGGCAGCAATGGCGATCGCTTCTAAGGTAGCCCTAACATCGTCCGTGCGGGTGCAGCAGCAATTAAATGTTGTCGGCAATTCCGACCAACTTTATCGCTTAGTTGCTAATTTAATTGTTAATGCCATTCAATACACTCCGGCGGGCGGCAAAGTAACAGTTATTTTAGATTCCAGCCACCAGGAGGCGATCGTTCAGGTTCAAGATACCGGTATTGGGATCGCGGTGGCAGATTTAGAGCGAATATTCGATCGATTCTACCGAGTCAACAGCGATCGATCGCGCAATACCGGCGGTTCGGGACTGGGATTGGCGATCGCCCAAACCATCGCCCGGGCACACCGCGGCAGCCTCAGCGCCCGCAGCGAATTGGGTTCCGGCAGCACCTTTCTCCTGCAGTTGCCTTTGTGA
- the htpG gene encoding molecular chaperone HtpG, with product MTVLEQGTISIHTENIFPIIKKSLYTDHEVFLRELISNGVDAIAKLKMVSRSGEYSGEVGEPQINIAIDKENKTLSISDNGIGMTADEVKKYINQVAFSSAEEFIQKYQGSGDDAIIGHFGLGFYSSFMVAKKVEIDTLSYQEGSQAVHWSCDGSPAFELSDSSRTERGTTITLTLQDEEQEYLEPSRIKQLIKTYCDFMPVPIKFEGEELNKHKAIWRESASNLQKEDYLELYRYLYPFQDEPLLWVHLNTDYPFIVNGILYFPKLRPDVDVTQGNIKLFCNQVFVSDHCEEIIPKFLMPLRGVIDSTDIPLNVSRSSLQSNRTVRRIADYIAKKVGDRLKELYRDDRDEYIRCWQDIGTFVKFGTLNDDKFKKQVEDILIYRSTYEPAADKPETATPEVQVQTEEGDLWQDVTPKSEKSTSTQPYTTLKEYLERNQKRHENRVFYCTDPASQATYVAMHKSQGLEVLFMDSFIDTHFISFLEREYSDVKFSRVDSDIDETLIDKEKEAEIVDPATNKTRSEQVKEMFQKALNKPKVNIRTEALKSDSAEATPPAIVLLPEALRRMRDMTALLQQQAAEFPEEHVLLVNTSHPLIQNLASLSQGAIIQGGGESPSAELASMICHHVYDLALMAQKGFDAEGMKDFVERSNQVLTKLTERAM from the coding sequence ATGACAGTTTTAGAACAGGGAACAATCTCAATCCATACCGAAAATATTTTCCCGATTATCAAGAAGTCGCTATATACTGACCACGAAGTCTTCTTGCGGGAACTAATTTCTAACGGCGTCGATGCCATTGCCAAACTCAAAATGGTTTCCCGTTCCGGCGAATACAGCGGCGAGGTGGGCGAACCGCAAATCAACATAGCGATCGACAAAGAAAACAAAACCCTCTCAATTTCCGATAACGGCATCGGCATGACCGCCGACGAGGTAAAAAAATACATCAACCAAGTCGCTTTCTCCAGCGCAGAAGAATTTATTCAAAAATACCAAGGCAGTGGCGACGACGCAATTATCGGTCACTTCGGCTTAGGTTTCTACTCTTCTTTCATGGTGGCGAAGAAAGTAGAGATTGATACTCTTTCTTACCAAGAAGGTTCCCAAGCAGTACACTGGTCTTGCGACGGTTCTCCCGCTTTTGAACTATCAGACTCTTCCCGCACGGAACGCGGCACTACTATTACTCTTACCCTCCAAGACGAAGAACAAGAATATCTAGAACCCAGTCGCATTAAGCAGTTAATCAAAACTTACTGCGATTTCATGCCCGTTCCCATCAAATTTGAAGGAGAAGAACTCAACAAGCACAAAGCAATTTGGCGGGAATCAGCCAGCAATTTGCAAAAAGAAGATTACTTGGAACTGTACCGCTACCTTTACCCGTTCCAAGACGAGCCGCTGCTGTGGGTACACCTGAATACAGATTATCCTTTTATTGTCAACGGGATTCTTTACTTTCCCAAACTGCGGCCGGATGTCGATGTTACCCAAGGCAATATTAAGCTATTCTGCAACCAGGTATTTGTCAGCGACCACTGCGAAGAAATTATCCCGAAATTCTTGATGCCGCTGCGGGGAGTCATTGACAGTACCGACATTCCGCTGAACGTTTCTCGCAGTTCTTTGCAAAGCAATAGGACTGTGCGGAGAATCGCTGATTATATTGCCAAAAAAGTGGGCGATCGCCTGAAAGAACTCTACCGCGACGACCGTGACGAATACATCCGCTGCTGGCAAGATATTGGCACTTTTGTCAAGTTTGGAACTCTCAACGATGACAAGTTCAAAAAGCAAGTCGAAGATATTTTAATCTACCGCAGCACTTACGAACCAGCAGCCGACAAGCCAGAAACTGCAACGCCGGAAGTTCAGGTGCAAACAGAGGAAGGAGATTTGTGGCAAGATGTCACTCCGAAGTCGGAAAAGTCTACTTCCACGCAGCCTTACACGACTCTAAAAGAGTATTTGGAACGCAATCAAAAACGCCACGAAAATCGCGTGTTTTATTGTACCGATCCGGCGTCTCAAGCAACTTACGTTGCTATGCACAAAAGCCAAGGTTTAGAAGTGCTGTTTATGGATTCTTTCATCGACACGCACTTTATCAGCTTTTTGGAAAGAGAATACTCAGATGTCAAATTCTCGCGGGTTGATTCCGACATCGACGAAACGCTAATTGACAAAGAGAAAGAAGCGGAAATTGTCGATCCGGCGACGAATAAAACTCGCAGCGAACAAGTTAAAGAAATGTTCCAAAAAGCTCTCAACAAGCCGAAAGTGAACATTCGCACAGAAGCTTTGAAGTCAGACTCTGCGGAGGCGACGCCACCTGCGATCGTACTTTTGCCGGAAGCTTTGCGCCGGATGCGCGACATGACGGCGCTTTTGCAGCAGCAAGCGGCGGAATTCCCCGAAGAACACGTTTTGCTGGTGAATACGTCTCACCCGCTGATTCAAAATCTGGCTAGTTTGAGTCAGGGTGCGATTATTCAAGGCGGCGGCGAGTCTCCGTCGGCTGAGTTGGCGAGTATGATTTGTCACCACGTTTACGACTTGGCTTTGATGGCCCAGAAGGGTTTCGATGCTGAAGGGATGAAGGATTTTGTCGAGCGATCGAATCAAGTCTTGACAAAATTGACTGAACGTGCAATGTAA
- the rpmB gene encoding 50S ribosomal protein L28, whose protein sequence is MSRKCQLTGKKANNGFAVSHSHHRTHKLQDANLQWKRVWWPQEKRWVRLHLSTKAIKTLQNKGLEIMAKEAGINLYKL, encoded by the coding sequence ATGTCACGGAAATGTCAGCTAACGGGAAAGAAGGCAAATAACGGTTTTGCAGTTTCTCACTCGCACCACCGCACTCACAAATTGCAAGACGCCAATTTGCAGTGGAAGCGGGTTTGGTGGCCGCAGGAGAAGCGCTGGGTAAGATTGCACCTTTCTACAAAGGCGATTAAAACCTTGCAAAACAAGGGTTTGGAAATCATGGCGAAGGAAGCTGGAATTAACCTGTACAAGCTTTAA
- a CDS encoding adenylate/guanylate cyclase domain-containing protein, which yields MSPHNNRFLRSPQFSSNWQYLAKVAAIAFAYALGAKIAVSIPGVNKLATCVWPPAGIAQAAILLFGRRVWPGIALGVFLYETINLKVSLTLAAISAFCACLQALCAFTLLQKLKFRLSLDRLIDVVYLIFGGAVVATQINCTLGTLRLCVTALVDWSEYWQIRWNWYLGDTLGVLIFTPLLLILYNHKPAPSTSQIPGSKNIVNRISAGICLLLLVTVSWLVYNSKSESNLSGYPLEYLPFPLVIWATIQFGQGGAVVSSFIVSCIAIWGGSQGGGPFIAKAENINQAILFLQAFMSVIVITSLLLAATVAERASAEDSLRQSEIKYRELVENANSIILKLDREGNITFFNEFAQKFFGYDEKEIIGKNAVGTIIPEIDTKGNDLGAKLRDILQNPEQYTRNENESILRSGELVWVSWANKPLFDAAGKFAGMLGIGTDITERKRAEMALHKLNEELEFRVKERTNALNDTLSALRVQQEQSERLLLNILPEEIANRLKRGDSTIADTFAEVTVLFADIVGFTQLSSRVSPTQLVALLNDIFSTFDNLAERHGLEKIKTIGDAYMVVGGLPIPRPDHAEAIAEMALDMQEAITEFSNLHNQDFSIRIGINTGPVVAGVIGIKKFIYDLWGDTVNTASRMESHGKPGSIQVTETTYQQLREKYFFENRGAIEVKGKGEMTTYLLKCRKLL from the coding sequence ATGAGCCCACACAACAATCGGTTTCTGCGATCGCCTCAATTTAGCAGCAATTGGCAATACTTAGCAAAAGTAGCTGCCATTGCTTTTGCTTACGCTTTGGGAGCAAAAATAGCAGTTTCAATCCCCGGCGTCAATAAATTAGCTACCTGCGTCTGGCCGCCCGCAGGAATTGCACAAGCTGCAATTTTATTATTTGGTCGGCGTGTTTGGCCGGGAATAGCTTTAGGCGTATTTTTGTACGAGACTATTAACCTTAAGGTATCTTTAACACTTGCAGCAATTAGTGCCTTTTGCGCTTGTTTACAAGCTTTGTGTGCATTTACTTTGCTGCAGAAACTAAAGTTTCGCCTGTCACTCGATCGGCTGATCGATGTAGTCTATTTAATTTTTGGCGGTGCTGTAGTTGCCACTCAAATCAACTGCACTCTCGGCACGCTGCGCCTCTGTGTAACGGCTTTAGTTGACTGGAGCGAATATTGGCAAATTCGCTGGAATTGGTATCTAGGAGATACATTAGGAGTTTTAATTTTTACTCCCCTGCTGTTGATTCTATACAACCACAAACCAGCGCCAAGCACTTCACAAATTCCAGGTTCTAAAAATATTGTCAATCGCATTAGTGCCGGAATATGCCTGCTGTTATTAGTAACAGTCAGTTGGCTAGTCTACAACTCAAAAAGTGAAAGTAATCTCTCCGGTTATCCCCTCGAATACTTGCCATTTCCATTGGTAATTTGGGCAACCATTCAATTCGGGCAGGGCGGGGCGGTTGTATCATCTTTCATTGTATCCTGTATCGCCATTTGGGGCGGTTCTCAGGGAGGTGGCCCCTTTATTGCCAAAGCGGAAAATATCAATCAGGCAATCTTATTTTTGCAGGCTTTTATGAGCGTCATTGTAATTACATCGCTGCTGTTGGCCGCCACTGTAGCCGAACGCGCCTCAGCAGAGGATTCGCTGCGGCAAAGCGAAATTAAGTATCGGGAATTGGTGGAAAATGCTAACAGCATTATTTTAAAACTAGATAGGGAAGGAAATATTACTTTTTTTAACGAATTTGCACAGAAGTTTTTTGGTTACGATGAAAAAGAGATAATTGGCAAAAACGCCGTGGGAACAATTATTCCAGAGATAGATACAAAAGGAAATGACTTAGGAGCAAAATTGAGAGATATTTTGCAAAACCCAGAACAATACACGCGAAATGAAAATGAAAGTATCTTACGCAGTGGCGAGCTGGTTTGGGTATCCTGGGCAAATAAACCGCTGTTTGACGCGGCAGGAAAGTTCGCAGGAATGCTGGGAATCGGTACGGATATCACAGAGCGCAAGCGAGCTGAAATGGCGCTTCACAAGCTGAATGAAGAGTTAGAATTTAGAGTGAAAGAACGAACTAATGCTCTGAATGATACTTTAAGTGCACTGCGAGTTCAACAGGAACAATCAGAACGCTTGTTGTTGAATATTTTGCCTGAAGAAATAGCCAATCGGTTGAAGCGAGGGGACAGTACGATCGCAGATACTTTTGCTGAAGTTACTGTCTTGTTTGCGGACATAGTAGGCTTTACTCAACTCAGTTCGCGAGTTTCTCCAACGCAATTAGTAGCCTTGCTGAATGACATCTTTTCGACATTTGACAACCTAGCAGAAAGGCACGGTTTGGAAAAAATTAAGACGATTGGCGACGCTTACATGGTAGTTGGAGGGCTGCCAATTCCTCGCCCGGATCACGCAGAAGCGATCGCAGAAATGGCCCTCGATATGCAGGAGGCAATTACTGAGTTCAGCAATCTCCACAATCAAGATTTCAGCATCAGAATCGGCATCAATACTGGCCCGGTTGTTGCCGGAGTTATTGGAATTAAAAAATTTATTTACGATTTATGGGGAGACACCGTTAACACAGCTTCCCGCATGGAATCTCACGGCAAGCCGGGGAGTATTCAGGTAACAGAAACAACTTATCAGCAATTGCGAGAAAAGTATTTTTTTGAAAACCGCGGCGCGATCGAAGTTAAAGGCAAAGGCGAGATGACTACTTATTTACTGAAATGCCGAAAGTTGCTCTAG
- a CDS encoding adenylate/guanylate cyclase domain-containing protein — translation MNLNLNQFLRFPQSRIGRYLAQVAVVGVAYAVGARLAISIQGVSPFAASVWPPAGIAQAGLLLYGSKVWPAIVLGTFLLNLVNPSEQIFEVWLGGNAGAILQAVFAVKALGWLGFRPSLARLKDVVNLILFGGLISTQISCTIGAFSIYLAGKVDWAGYWSLRWNWCLGDTMGILIFTPLILIFIRPKVTAERLKIQTDSKKKYLIVRGVWLILLIGASWLVFESKHEASIARYPLEYWPFPLIIWAALELGQRATVLASFVVSIIAILGSSHGGGPFTAKADNINQAILFLQAFLAVVTITSLLLAATVAERTAAECSLRQSEIKYRELVENANSIILKLNADGYITFFNEFAEKFFGYKEEEILGKNALGTIIPPTDIDGNNLELVYGQILQNPDRFTSYENENIRRSGDRVWVSWANKPLVDAAGKLLGILCIGTDITDRRKAEIALQKLNEKLEIRVEERTNALKQSELQLQKQKSALIDLAKNKALNQGDLTKALQEITETASRTLEVARSSVWLYDRTKSKIECLDLFDRTLNQHSHGLELAAADYPVYFQALREERAIAAFDAQKDFRTREFAESYLIPFGITSMLDTPIQIGGETAGVICLEHVGTPRSWTIEEQSFAVSLADSVTFAVEARQRQRAEEALRQAEEKYRSIFENAIVGIFQTTPDGEYLSANPALLRIYGYSSGEEFVGTLTDISQQLYVDPDRRAEVVRLIEEQGKVSDFESQIYRRDGSIIWISENTYTVRDSYGNLLYYEGTVQDITTRKQAEAALRLEQEKSDRLLLNVLPQPIADRLKQDQSIIADTFAEVTVLFADIVGFTQISSQISPPELVSLLNDIFSTFDRLAEKHGLEKIKTIGDAYMVVGGLPMPRSDHAEAIAQMALDMQQAITEFSDTHDRDFSIRIGINTGPVVAGVIGIKKFIYDLWGDTVNTASRMESHGLPGCIQVTSAIYDILHDKYVFESRGAIEVKGKGEMNTYFLTGIKL, via the coding sequence ATGAATCTGAATCTAAATCAGTTTCTGCGATTCCCTCAATCCCGAATTGGGCGGTACTTAGCCCAAGTAGCTGTCGTTGGTGTCGCTTACGCCGTGGGGGCGAGGCTAGCAATTTCAATTCAAGGTGTTAGTCCCTTTGCTGCCTCGGTGTGGCCACCCGCAGGAATTGCACAAGCTGGATTGTTATTGTATGGGAGTAAAGTCTGGCCTGCTATAGTTTTGGGGACATTTTTGCTCAATTTGGTTAACCCAAGTGAACAGATATTCGAGGTTTGGCTGGGAGGAAACGCTGGGGCGATTCTGCAAGCTGTTTTTGCCGTAAAGGCCCTGGGCTGGCTGGGGTTTCGTCCGTCTCTGGCTCGCTTGAAAGATGTAGTTAATTTAATATTGTTTGGCGGTCTTATTTCTACTCAAATCAGTTGCACTATTGGCGCGTTTTCTATATATTTAGCCGGAAAAGTAGATTGGGCAGGATATTGGTCGCTTCGGTGGAATTGGTGCTTGGGAGACACAATGGGAATTTTAATTTTCACTCCCTTAATTCTAATATTTATACGCCCTAAAGTAACCGCCGAGCGTTTAAAAATACAAACAGATAGCAAAAAAAAATATTTAATTGTTCGGGGAGTATGGTTGATCTTATTAATTGGGGCTAGCTGGCTGGTATTTGAGTCGAAACATGAAGCTTCTATTGCTCGTTATCCCCTGGAGTATTGGCCATTTCCTTTGATAATTTGGGCGGCGCTCGAATTAGGTCAGCGAGCCACTGTGCTCGCATCGTTTGTTGTCTCAATCATCGCAATTTTGGGCAGTTCTCATGGAGGGGGGCCCTTCACAGCCAAAGCCGACAATATTAATCAGGCTATCTTATTTTTACAAGCTTTTTTGGCTGTAGTTACAATTACCTCGCTGTTATTGGCAGCGACAGTAGCTGAACGGACAGCAGCGGAGTGTTCTTTACGACAGAGCGAAATTAAATATCGAGAATTGGTGGAAAATGCTAACAGCATTATTCTGAAATTGAACGCAGACGGCTATATTACTTTCTTTAACGAATTCGCTGAAAAATTCTTTGGTTACAAGGAGGAAGAAATTTTGGGAAAAAATGCCTTGGGAACCATTATTCCACCGACGGACATTGATGGAAATAACTTAGAGTTGGTTTATGGTCAAATTTTACAAAATCCCGATCGCTTTACCAGCTATGAAAATGAAAATATCCGGCGCAGTGGCGATCGCGTTTGGGTATCTTGGGCAAATAAACCGCTGGTTGATGCAGCGGGCAAACTTTTGGGCATCCTCTGCATCGGGACAGATATCACCGATCGCCGAAAAGCTGAAATAGCGTTGCAAAAGCTCAATGAAAAGCTGGAAATCCGAGTTGAAGAGCGGACAAATGCCCTGAAACAAAGCGAACTTCAGCTACAGAAACAGAAATCGGCATTAATTGATTTAGCCAAAAATAAAGCGCTGAATCAAGGCGACTTAACAAAGGCGCTTCAAGAAATAACTGAAACTGCTAGCCGTACTCTGGAAGTTGCGCGATCGAGTGTCTGGCTGTACGATCGCACTAAATCCAAGATCGAGTGCCTGGATTTGTTCGATCGCACTCTCAACCAGCACTCACACGGTTTGGAATTAGCTGCAGCAGATTATCCTGTCTATTTTCAAGCACTGCGAGAAGAACGCGCAATTGCTGCATTTGACGCACAAAAAGATTTTAGAACTAGAGAATTTGCGGAATCTTACCTAATTCCCTTCGGCATCACTTCCATGCTAGATACGCCGATTCAAATAGGCGGTGAAACAGCAGGAGTTATTTGTTTGGAACACGTAGGAACTCCCCGTTCTTGGACTATTGAAGAACAAAGTTTTGCTGTTTCTCTAGCAGATTCTGTAACTTTCGCAGTGGAAGCGCGACAACGCCAGCGGGCTGAAGAAGCGCTGCGGCAAGCTGAAGAAAAATACCGCAGCATCTTTGAAAATGCGATAGTCGGCATTTTTCAAACTACCCCAGATGGGGAATATCTCAGCGCCAATCCTGCATTGCTTCGCATTTACGGTTACAGTTCGGGCGAGGAATTTGTCGGCACATTAACTGATATTAGCCAACAACTTTATGTTGACCCCGATCGCCGCGCCGAAGTTGTCCGCTTAATAGAAGAACAAGGCAAAGTATCGGATTTTGAATCTCAAATTTACCGCCGAGATGGCAGCATAATTTGGATTTCAGAAAATACTTATACCGTGCGCGATTCCTACGGAAATTTGCTTTATTACGAAGGTACTGTTCAAGATATCACAACTCGCAAACAAGCTGAGGCAGCTTTGCGCTTAGAACAAGAAAAATCAGACCGTCTCCTACTCAACGTTTTACCGCAACCGATCGCCGACAGATTAAAACAAGACCAAAGCATCATTGCCGATACTTTTGCCGAAGTAACAGTATTGTTTGCAGATATAGTCGGTTTTACGCAAATTAGTTCCCAAATTTCTCCGCCCGAATTAGTGTCGTTGCTTAACGATATTTTTTCCACATTCGATCGCCTAGCAGAAAAGCACGGATTGGAAAAAATTAAGACCATTGGCGACGCCTACATGGTAGTAGGAGGCCTGCCCATGCCCCGCAGCGATCATGCAGAGGCGATCGCCCAAATGGCTCTCGATATGCAGCAGGCAATTACTGAATTCAGCGATACCCACGATCGAGATTTTAGCATCAGAATTGGCATTAACACCGGCCCGGTTGTCGCCGGAGTAATCGGTATTAAAAAATTTATTTACGATTTATGGGGAGACACCGTTAACACCGCTTCCCGCATGGAATCCCACGGCTTGCCGGGGTGCATTCAAGTCACGTCTGCAATTTATGATATATTGCACGATAAGTATGTATTTGAAAGTCGCGGCGCGATCGAAGTTAAAGGCAAAGGCGAGATGAACACTTATTTCCTTACAGGCATCAAGTTATAG
- the proS gene encoding proline--tRNA ligase, with protein MRLSQMLFVTLREDPAEAEIPSHKLLLRAGYIRRIGSGIYAYLPLMWRVLKKVSQIVREEMDATGAQECLLPQLQPADLWRESGRWDTYTQAEGIMFAMTDRQQRELGLGPTHEEVITTIAKDMIRSYRQLPLHLYQIQTKFRDEIRPRFGLMRGREFIMKDGYSFHTNEESLKKTYQDMAQAYSNMLRRSGLQFRAVDADSGAIGGSGSQEFMVLAEAGEDEVLYTEDGQYAANVEKAVSMPADVEPSPFATFEKRETPGTETIDKLCKFLKCSPTQVVKNVLYQAVYDNGMTVLVLVSIRGDQDVNQVKLLNELTKLAGNYQAKTVLFLTVPDAEAQRKWAAKSLPLGYMAPDVADDYIAGSKEVNSKFLRLVDRTAVDLTNFVTGSNESGYHVVGANWDREFPLPALVVGVRTAKKGDRAVHNPEQTLQSARGIEVGHIFQLGTKYSQAMGATYTSEQGEEMPFVMGCYGVGVSRLAQSAVEQSYDKDGIIWPVAIAPYHAIISIPNISDAQQVEVAEKLYAELNQSGIETLLDDRDERAGVKFKDADLIGIPYRIVPGRSLKAGKVEVVERATHKSQEILIDEVNSTLKQWIEAAIN; from the coding sequence ATGCGACTCTCTCAAATGCTTTTTGTCACCCTGCGCGAAGACCCGGCAGAAGCAGAAATTCCCAGCCACAAACTATTACTCCGTGCGGGATACATCCGGCGCATCGGTAGCGGTATTTACGCTTATCTCCCATTAATGTGGCGAGTTCTCAAAAAAGTATCTCAAATTGTGCGCGAAGAAATGGACGCTACCGGCGCTCAAGAATGCCTCCTCCCGCAATTGCAACCGGCCGATTTGTGGCGGGAATCCGGCCGCTGGGATACCTATACTCAAGCTGAAGGTATTATGTTTGCCATGACAGACAGGCAGCAGCGAGAATTGGGACTGGGCCCAACTCACGAAGAAGTAATTACTACAATTGCTAAAGATATGATTCGTTCCTATCGGCAATTGCCTTTACATCTTTATCAAATCCAAACTAAGTTTCGCGATGAAATTCGCCCGCGTTTTGGGTTGATGCGCGGCCGCGAATTCATTATGAAAGATGGCTATTCTTTCCACACTAACGAAGAAAGTCTGAAAAAAACTTATCAGGATATGGCTCAAGCTTACAGCAATATGCTGCGCCGGTCGGGCTTGCAATTCCGAGCAGTAGATGCTGATTCGGGAGCAATTGGCGGCTCTGGTTCTCAAGAGTTTATGGTGTTGGCCGAAGCGGGAGAAGATGAAGTTCTTTATACTGAAGACGGTCAGTATGCAGCTAATGTGGAAAAGGCTGTCTCCATGCCTGCTGATGTGGAACCGTCGCCCTTTGCAACGTTTGAAAAGCGGGAAACGCCGGGAACTGAAACAATTGATAAACTTTGCAAATTTTTGAAATGTTCTCCGACGCAAGTTGTCAAAAATGTGCTTTACCAAGCTGTTTACGACAATGGCATGACTGTTTTGGTATTGGTAAGCATTCGCGGCGACCAAGATGTGAATCAGGTAAAGTTGCTGAATGAGTTGACGAAATTAGCGGGCAATTATCAAGCTAAAACTGTTTTATTTTTGACTGTTCCCGATGCGGAAGCTCAGCGGAAATGGGCGGCTAAATCTTTACCTCTCGGTTATATGGCTCCCGATGTTGCTGATGATTATATCGCTGGGAGCAAGGAGGTAAACTCTAAGTTTTTGCGTTTAGTCGATCGCACCGCAGTTGACCTGACAAACTTTGTCACCGGTTCAAACGAATCAGGATACCACGTTGTCGGGGCTAATTGGGATCGAGAATTTCCGCTACCAGCATTGGTTGTAGGTGTCAGAACAGCCAAAAAGGGCGATCGGGCAGTGCACAACCCCGAACAAACCTTGCAAAGCGCCAGAGGCATCGAAGTCGGCCACATCTTCCAATTAGGAACCAAATACTCCCAAGCAATGGGCGCCACCTACACCAGCGAACAAGGCGAAGAAATGCCCTTTGTGATGGGCTGCTACGGCGTCGGCGTGTCGCGGCTAGCTCAATCGGCCGTAGAACAATCCTACGACAAAGACGGGATAATTTGGCCAGTGGCGATCGCCCCGTATCACGCCATCATTAGCATCCCCAATATTTCCGACGCCCAACAAGTAGAAGTCGCCGAAAAACTCTATGCAGAACTCAACCAATCTGGCATTGAAACTCTACTAGATGACCGCGACGAACGAGCCGGAGTTAAATTCAAAGATGCTGATTTAATCGGCATTCCCTATCGCATTGTTCCGGGTCGTTCGCTGAAAGCAGGCAAAGTTGAAGTTGTGGAAAGAGCCACTCACAAATCCCAGGAAATTCTCATTGATGAAGTAAATTCAACTTTGAAACAGTGGATTGAAGCGGCCATCAACTAA